DNA sequence from the Sphingomonas sp. genome:
ACGCCTTGAATTCCTGAAGCATCGCTTCCTCCCGTTGCGGAGCCGTAGCCGAATGCTTACGTCGCGAACGACGCCTTGCAAAGAAGAGGATTGCCGATGCGTGCCCGTCTTCTCGCCCTGCTCGCGCCGATGGCGCTCGCCCTGTCCGCCTGCGGGATCAACTCGATCCCGACCGCCGAGGAGAATGCCAAGGCGCGCTGGGCCGACGTGCAGAGCCAGTATCAGCGCCGCGCCGATCTCATCCCCAATCTGGTGAGAACGGTCGGCGCCTTCGCCGACCAGGAGCGCGAGGTGCTGACCCAGGTGACGGAAGCAAGGGCACGGGCTGGAACGGTCCAGGTCGATCCGACCAATGCGCAGGCCGTGCAGAATTTCGCCAATGCGCAGGCCGAGCTTGGATCGGCCCTCAGCCGCCTGCTGGTCACCGTGGAACGCTATCCCGAGCTGCGCTCCAGCGAGCAATTCGCGACTTTGATGAGCCAGCTCGAAGGCACGGAGAACCGCATCCAGATCGCCCGGCGCGACTACAATGCCGCCGTCCAGGCCTACAACACCCGCATC
Encoded proteins:
- a CDS encoding LemA family protein encodes the protein MRARLLALLAPMALALSACGINSIPTAEENAKARWADVQSQYQRRADLIPNLVRTVGAFADQEREVLTQVTEARARAGTVQVDPTNAQAVQNFANAQAELGSALSRLLVTVERYPELRSSEQFATLMSQLEGTENRIQIARRDYNAAVQAYNTRIRTFPDLVGARVIYGSEPMVPFEAQEGAERAPTVDLGNRQ